One window of the Shewanella maritima genome contains the following:
- the punR gene encoding DNA-binding transcriptional activator PunR produces the protein MLSEQSLNMIDIVARLGSFTAAANELNKVPSAVSYAVKQIESDVGVTLFERHHRSVSLTEPGKHFLQRSRELLREMSAIKHETQRVANGWKPELAIALDNIVRADRISSLISDFYRKFDDIELIIRIEVYNGVWESLATGRSDVAIGATSAIPVGGTYQYRDMKGVDWAFVVSKSHPLAKIDRPLTDDELRQYPAICLEDTSREIPKRTTWLLDNQRRLVVPDWIRAINCFASGLGVGYVPCHLAETFIRSGLLVRKTLVNPKIASACCLAWNPDNMSPALEWVLDYLGDTEKLYQEWLS, from the coding sequence ATGCTTTCAGAACAATCTCTCAATATGATCGATATCGTTGCCCGTTTAGGGAGCTTTACCGCTGCAGCTAATGAACTCAATAAAGTGCCATCAGCCGTTAGCTACGCCGTTAAACAAATTGAGTCGGACGTTGGCGTAACCTTGTTTGAACGTCATCATCGCAGTGTGTCGCTAACCGAACCGGGAAAGCACTTCCTACAACGCTCACGAGAGTTACTGAGAGAGATGAGCGCAATCAAACATGAAACGCAGCGTGTTGCCAACGGTTGGAAGCCTGAATTAGCCATCGCACTTGATAATATTGTTAGGGCCGATCGCATTAGTTCATTAATCAGCGACTTCTATCGCAAATTCGATGACATCGAACTGATAATTAGGATTGAGGTCTATAATGGCGTTTGGGAGTCATTAGCAACCGGACGCAGCGACGTCGCTATTGGTGCAACGTCAGCCATTCCTGTAGGTGGTACCTATCAATACCGTGACATGAAGGGCGTCGACTGGGCATTCGTTGTTAGTAAAAGTCACCCGTTGGCAAAAATCGATAGGCCATTAACCGATGATGAGCTGCGCCAATACCCTGCTATTTGCCTGGAAGACACATCACGTGAAATCCCTAAACGCACTACCTGGCTGCTAGATAATCAACGCAGACTTGTGGTACCAGATTGGATCCGTGCGATTAACTGTTTTGCATCAGGCTTGGGAGTTGGCTATGTCCCCTGTCACCTGGCAGAAACCTTTATAAGAAGCGGTTTATTGGTTAGAAAAACATTGGTAAACCCTAAGATCGCCAGCGCTTGTTGCCTTGCGTGGAATCCAGACAACATGTCTCCTGCATTAGAATGGGTATTAGATTATCTTGGTGATACAGAAAAACTCTATCAAGAATGGTTGTCATAA
- a CDS encoding Bax inhibitor-1/YccA family protein, protein MIQNSTISPTLSTVEVNKMLRNTYMLLSMTLAFAAVCAGIAMALKISPLMSLGLSIGGLVLLFVTLRKADTAAGLFWVFAFTGMEGASLGYILNHYVGVANGPGLIMQALALTSLIFVSLSAYALTTKKDFSFMGGFLFAGLIVMIGMAIINIFVQSSLMFMIMNAGIAMIMTGLILYDTSRIVNGGETNYIRATVSLFLNFLNLFISILHLLGMGSDD, encoded by the coding sequence ATGATCCAAAACTCGACGATTTCACCGACATTATCGACGGTTGAAGTTAACAAAATGCTTCGCAACACCTACATGTTGTTGTCTATGACGCTTGCGTTTGCAGCTGTCTGTGCTGGCATTGCAATGGCGCTGAAGATTTCTCCGCTAATGTCGCTTGGTCTATCAATTGGTGGTTTAGTGCTGCTGTTTGTGACTTTGCGTAAAGCAGATACAGCAGCAGGTTTGTTCTGGGTATTTGCCTTTACAGGTATGGAAGGCGCATCTCTTGGCTATATTCTTAACCACTACGTTGGCGTAGCAAATGGTCCTGGACTTATTATGCAAGCGCTAGCATTAACTTCGCTTATATTTGTGTCACTATCAGCCTATGCGTTAACCACTAAAAAAGATTTCTCTTTTATGGGTGGTTTCTTATTTGCTGGCCTTATCGTGATGATAGGTATGGCGATTATTAACATCTTCGTACAAAGCTCGTTGATGTTTATGATCATGAATGCAGGTATTGCGATGATCATGACTGGACTTATCCTTTACGATACAAGCCGAATTGTTAATGGTGGTGAAACCAACTATATCCGCGCGACCGTTTCACTATTCCTAAACTTCCTTAACCTATTTATCAGCATTTTGCATTTATTAGGTATGGGTAGCGACGATTAA
- the tusD gene encoding sulfurtransferase complex subunit TusD yields MSQFIIQVNGSVYGDQASFHALQFCQAVIAQGHQINQVFFYQDGVSNANVLACPPSDEPNLNALWREFAKAQSIPLINCVSAALRRGITSEQDAKENGLAQHNCDEQFMMGGLGELVTGIEKADRMVSF; encoded by the coding sequence ATGAGTCAATTTATCATCCAGGTTAACGGTAGCGTCTATGGTGATCAGGCAAGCTTTCATGCATTGCAGTTTTGCCAAGCTGTTATCGCCCAAGGCCATCAAATCAACCAAGTATTCTTTTATCAAGACGGGGTCAGTAACGCCAATGTGCTTGCCTGCCCACCTTCTGATGAGCCAAATCTCAATGCTTTATGGCGCGAGTTTGCTAAAGCTCAAAGCATTCCTTTGATTAATTGCGTTTCAGCTGCGCTTCGCCGCGGTATTACTTCAGAGCAAGATGCAAAAGAAAATGGTTTAGCTCAGCATAACTGCGACGAGCAATTTATGATGGGTGGTTTAGGTGAGTTAGTCACAGGTATAGAGAAAGCCGATCGTATGGTGAGCTTTTAA
- the tusC gene encoding sulfurtransferase complex subunit TusC — protein sequence MKKIAIVFRRSPFGSTSSREGLDLALLSASFEQQVTVIFVAEGLLNLLSDQQPELSGSKDYIATFKAMPIYDIETILVCETSLTQLNLTSEALQVAHHVASNKQISQALTESDEVLVF from the coding sequence ATGAAAAAAATAGCCATAGTTTTTAGACGCAGCCCTTTTGGCAGCACAAGCTCCCGTGAAGGGCTAGATTTAGCGCTGTTAAGCGCAAGTTTTGAGCAACAAGTGACCGTTATTTTTGTCGCTGAAGGCTTACTCAATTTACTTAGCGACCAGCAACCTGAGTTGAGCGGTAGCAAGGATTATATTGCGACATTTAAAGCCATGCCCATTTATGACATTGAAACAATTTTAGTGTGCGAAACATCACTTACACAATTAAACCTAACTAGCGAAGCATTGCAAGTTGCACATCACGTCGCTTCAAATAAGCAAATCAGCCAAGCATTAACTGAATCAGATGAGGTACTCGTCTTTTGA
- the tusB gene encoding sulfurtransferase complex subunit TusB, giving the protein MNLHHIQTSEQNDNALTLCLRYLGEQDAIILCSDAINALLDPSWQQALAGTKVFILEQDMQSRGLATHLAAVISGLDIDVIDYATFVSLSLQYAKVITW; this is encoded by the coding sequence TTGAATCTTCATCATATACAAACATCAGAACAAAACGATAATGCACTCACATTGTGCCTACGTTACCTTGGCGAGCAAGACGCTATCATCCTTTGCAGCGATGCTATCAATGCCCTGCTTGATCCCTCTTGGCAGCAAGCATTAGCCGGAACAAAGGTATTTATCCTTGAACAAGACATGCAATCAAGAGGCTTGGCAACGCACTTGGCCGCAGTGATTTCCGGTTTAGACATTGATGTGATAGATTACGCCACTTTTGTTAGTTTAAGTTTGCAATACGCTAAGGTCATCACATGGTAA
- a CDS encoding TusE/DsrC/DsvC family sulfur relay protein: protein MVNSFEFNGKQIETDHQGYLVNLSDWSEDMAQTIATSEDIVLTDNHWEVIHFVREFYLEFNTSPAIRVLVKAIGQTLGAEKGNSKYLYTLFPVGPAKQATKIAGLPKPAKCI, encoded by the coding sequence ATGGTAAATTCTTTTGAATTCAATGGAAAACAGATTGAAACCGACCATCAAGGTTATCTAGTTAATCTAAGTGACTGGTCTGAAGATATGGCGCAAACCATTGCTACCAGTGAAGATATTGTACTAACTGACAATCATTGGGAAGTGATCCACTTTGTACGTGAGTTTTACCTCGAGTTTAATACCAGTCCCGCGATCCGCGTGTTGGTAAAAGCAATTGGGCAAACGCTTGGTGCAGAGAAAGGTAATTCAAAGTACCTATATACCCTATTCCCGGTTGGCCCCGCCAAACAAGCAACTAAAATCGCAGGTCTACCTAAGCCTGCAAAGTGCATTTAA
- the serS gene encoding serine--tRNA ligase — protein sequence MLDPKYLRNELEVTAERLATRGFILDVDNMTKLEEKRKSLQVETEELQASRNAISKSIGQAKQRGEDIEPIKAQVGDLGAKLDAKKAELAELLTEINNIAMSVPNLPDEAVPHGNDEDDNVEIRTWGTPKTFDFEVKDHLDIGEGVDGLDFKNAVKITGSRFIVMKGQIARLNRALGQFMLDMHTQEHGYTEAYVPLMVNEDSLLGTGQLPKFGEDLFHTKPATEEAQSLSLIPTAEVPLTNLVRDTIIDETELPIKMTALTACFRSEAGSYGRDTRGLIRQHQFDKVELVQIVHPEQSMQALEELTGHAEKVLQALELPYRTVVLCTGDMGFGAAKTFDIEVWLPAQNTYREISSCSNMKDFQARRMQARFRNKADNKPALVHTLNGSGLAVGRTLVAILENYQNADGTITVPAALRPYMGGLEVIG from the coding sequence ATGCTTGATCCAAAATATTTGCGTAATGAACTCGAAGTCACTGCCGAGCGCCTAGCAACTCGTGGCTTTATTTTAGATGTTGATAACATGACTAAGCTTGAAGAAAAGCGTAAGTCATTGCAGGTTGAAACCGAAGAACTACAAGCATCACGCAATGCAATTTCCAAATCGATTGGTCAAGCCAAGCAACGTGGTGAAGATATCGAGCCAATTAAGGCACAAGTGGGTGATTTAGGTGCCAAGCTTGATGCTAAAAAAGCTGAGCTTGCAGAGCTGTTGACTGAAATCAATAATATAGCGATGAGCGTGCCAAACCTGCCAGATGAAGCGGTACCTCATGGTAATGATGAAGACGATAACGTTGAAATCCGCACCTGGGGCACGCCAAAAACATTTGATTTTGAAGTAAAAGATCATTTAGACATTGGTGAAGGTGTTGATGGCTTAGACTTTAAAAATGCGGTTAAGATTACTGGCTCGCGTTTTATTGTGATGAAGGGGCAAATCGCACGCCTAAACCGCGCACTAGGCCAGTTCATGTTAGACATGCACACTCAGGAGCATGGTTACACTGAAGCTTATGTGCCATTAATGGTTAACGAAGATAGCCTATTAGGTACAGGTCAATTGCCAAAGTTTGGTGAAGATTTATTCCACACTAAACCGGCGACTGAAGAAGCGCAAAGCTTATCGCTTATTCCAACAGCTGAAGTACCACTAACTAACCTGGTTCGCGATACAATTATTGATGAAACTGAGCTGCCAATTAAGATGACAGCATTAACAGCATGTTTCCGTAGTGAAGCAGGCTCATACGGTCGTGATACCCGTGGTCTTATCCGTCAGCATCAGTTTGATAAAGTAGAGTTAGTGCAAATTGTTCACCCAGAGCAATCAATGCAAGCACTAGAAGAGCTAACAGGGCATGCTGAAAAAGTGCTACAAGCATTGGAGCTGCCGTATCGCACAGTTGTGCTTTGTACAGGTGACATGGGTTTTGGCGCAGCCAAGACGTTTGATATTGAGGTTTGGTTGCCTGCACAGAACACTTACCGCGAGATCTCTTCTTGTTCAAACATGAAAGATTTCCAAGCGCGTCGTATGCAAGCGCGTTTCCGTAATAAAGCAGATAACAAGCCAGCACTGGTTCATACGCTTAATGGTTCTGGTTTAGCGGTTGGCCGTACATTAGTGGCAATTCTCGAGAATTACCAAAATGCCGATGGCACTATTACAGTCCCTGCAGCACTGCGTCCATACATGGGCGGGTTAGAAGTGATTGGCTAA
- the crcB gene encoding fluoride efflux transporter CrcB encodes MTNVLFVALGGSIGAVLRYLFSLFMLQVFGTSFPFGTLLVNIIGSFLMGVVYALGQISHVSPELKALIGVGMLGALTTFSTFSNETLLLIQEGYWLKGFLNVLLNVTLCLFMVYLGQQLILSRV; translated from the coding sequence ATGACTAATGTGTTGTTTGTTGCTTTAGGTGGATCGATTGGTGCAGTTTTGCGCTATTTGTTCTCATTATTTATGCTGCAAGTGTTTGGCACGAGTTTTCCTTTTGGTACACTGTTGGTCAATATTATCGGCTCGTTTTTAATGGGTGTTGTTTATGCACTCGGACAAATTAGCCATGTTAGCCCAGAGCTTAAAGCCCTCATCGGCGTTGGTATGCTTGGTGCTCTAACAACATTTTCTACTTTCTCCAACGAAACCTTGTTATTAATTCAAGAAGGATATTGGTTGAAAGGATTTCTCAATGTGTTGCTTAACGTTACTTTGTGTTTATTCATGGTGTACCTAGGGCAACAATTAATCTTATCGCGCGTTTAA
- a CDS encoding replication-associated recombination protein A, with protein sequence MRPRVIDEYIGQGHLLGEGKPLRQALLNNRAHSMLLWGPPGTGKTTLAELVAHYANAHVERISAVTSGVKEIRAAIEQAKAIAQSRGQRTLLFVDEVHRFNKSQQDAFLPFIEDGTVIFVGATTENPSFELNNALMSRARVYLIHKLNDDEIQQVVNQALTDNERGLGARNLSLPKDVANQLARISAGDARKSLNLIELMSDLVNDGDAFTSEMLSQVAGHQTAGYDKNGDQFYDLISAVHKSVRGSSPDAALYWFCRILEGGGDALYVARRLLAIASEDIGNADPQAMNVALNAWDCYHRVGPAEGERAIAQAVVYLASAPKSNAVYTAFKQARALARETGNEAVPHHLRNAPTNLMKDLGYGQEYRYAHDEVGAFAAGENYFPESLKDSRFYHPTNRGFEKRIQDKLAHLEQLDQLSELKRYD encoded by the coding sequence ATGCGCCCACGGGTGATTGACGAGTACATTGGTCAAGGGCATTTACTTGGCGAGGGGAAGCCACTACGCCAGGCGCTTTTGAATAATCGCGCCCACTCCATGCTGCTTTGGGGACCACCTGGTACGGGGAAGACAACACTCGCTGAGCTTGTAGCCCATTATGCCAATGCTCATGTAGAGCGCATTTCAGCGGTCACTTCTGGCGTTAAAGAAATCCGCGCGGCTATTGAGCAGGCAAAAGCCATTGCCCAAAGCCGTGGTCAACGCACTTTATTGTTTGTTGATGAGGTACATAGATTCAATAAAAGTCAGCAAGATGCCTTTTTGCCGTTTATTGAAGATGGCACGGTAATTTTTGTTGGCGCCACCACTGAGAACCCGTCGTTTGAGCTAAACAATGCACTTATGTCACGAGCCAGGGTCTACCTTATTCATAAGCTTAACGACGATGAAATTCAGCAAGTCGTCAATCAGGCACTAACTGATAATGAGCGAGGTTTAGGTGCACGTAACTTGTCACTGCCAAAAGACGTCGCAAATCAACTTGCGAGGATAAGTGCCGGTGATGCTCGTAAATCGTTGAACTTGATTGAGTTGATGAGTGACCTTGTAAACGATGGCGATGCGTTTACCTCAGAAATGCTCAGTCAGGTAGCCGGTCATCAAACCGCTGGCTATGACAAAAATGGCGATCAGTTTTACGATTTAATTTCTGCTGTGCATAAGTCCGTGCGCGGCAGTTCGCCAGATGCTGCTTTGTATTGGTTTTGCCGCATTTTAGAAGGTGGCGGCGATGCTTTATATGTTGCTCGAAGGTTACTCGCCATCGCATCTGAAGACATCGGCAATGCCGATCCTCAAGCCATGAACGTGGCACTAAACGCCTGGGATTGTTACCACCGCGTAGGGCCGGCAGAAGGCGAGCGGGCAATTGCTCAGGCAGTGGTGTATTTAGCCAGTGCGCCCAAAAGTAATGCCGTTTATACTGCATTTAAACAGGCTAGAGCTTTGGCGCGTGAAACAGGTAATGAAGCTGTACCACACCATCTACGTAACGCACCAACTAACTTAATGAAAGACTTAGGTTACGGGCAAGAATATCGCTATGCCCATGATGAAGTAGGGGCATTTGCCGCAGGTGAAAACTACTTCCCAGAGTCGTTAAAAGACAGTCGCTTTTATCATCCGACTAACCGAGGTTTTGAAAAGCGAATTCAAGATAAACTTGCTCATTTAGAGCAGCTTGATCAACTCAGTGAGCTAAAACGCTATGACTAA
- the lolA gene encoding outer membrane lipoprotein chaperone LolA, whose amino-acid sequence MLGAFTTPQVFADDAQELRGKLEGIDNLHAGFAQKVTDINDKQIQSGSGVFALAYPNKFYWHLTEPDESMIVADGTNLWVYNPFAEEVTVMDISQAIEASPMALLVHRDDETWAQYRVLKNDATANNCYQIKPVTEQSNVVDVNVCFDDSTLTAFSLLDNQGNLSQFSLSEQRAVADDEQQLFEFVIPDNVDIDDQRLKQAQ is encoded by the coding sequence ATGTTAGGGGCCTTTACCACTCCCCAAGTTTTTGCTGACGATGCGCAAGAGTTAAGAGGCAAGCTTGAAGGTATCGATAACTTGCATGCTGGCTTTGCCCAGAAAGTAACAGATATCAATGACAAGCAAATTCAATCCGGCAGCGGTGTGTTTGCACTGGCGTATCCGAATAAGTTCTATTGGCACTTAACTGAGCCTGATGAGTCGATGATTGTAGCCGATGGCACTAATTTATGGGTATATAATCCGTTTGCAGAAGAAGTTACTGTGATGGATATAAGCCAGGCAATTGAAGCATCACCTATGGCGCTATTGGTTCATCGCGACGATGAAACTTGGGCCCAATATCGTGTCTTAAAGAATGATGCTACCGCTAATAACTGTTACCAAATTAAGCCAGTCACAGAGCAGTCAAACGTAGTTGATGTGAACGTGTGTTTTGACGACAGCACGCTTACTGCGTTCAGTTTGCTGGATAATCAGGGCAATTTAAGTCAGTTCAGCCTGTCTGAGCAACGCGCTGTGGCTGATGATGAGCAACAGTTATTTGAGTTCGTTATTCCTGATAATGTCGACATTGACGATCAACGCTTAAAGCAAGCTCAATAG
- a CDS encoding DNA translocase FtsK — protein sequence MTQGNNLKTLSGLQRLLEGGLIICCMLATYVLLALSSFNPNDPGWSQSHFQGEIHNWTGAVGAWVADVLFYFFGFIAYLIPVIIASTGWFIFNRAHKLLEIDYFSVGLRIIGFLLMILALAALASMNGENIYVFSAGGVAGDVIGQAMQPYFNTLGTTLLLLCFIGAGFTLATGISWLTIIELTGFATIWLAKQILALPQHFKGREETEDTRGFMSVADKFKQKQAEHASNSESDKADLSLPFDEPQTESNNESRQQIEEKTQSRMASFKQFFGSKKHSDANAYEQSDSVETPQDDEDQTLELENDINEPTFTALDDHDARQEPSLSIWDHAEDNAGSESQYQSDKDAAVANISHDEAISDVDEQTELDESSLEQAADVIQEAGKLVAQRAPEKDAKIVDGIVVIPGKDTQQLARPVDPLPSISLLDVPDRKTNPISEEELEQVARLVEAKLADFNIKANVVGVFPGPVITRFELELAPGVKASKITNLSKDLARSLLSENVRVVEVIPGKAYVGLELPNKFRETVFMRDVLDCEAFEKSQSKLSMVLGQDISGEPVVVDLGKMPHLLVAGTTGSGKSVGVNVMITSLLYKSGPDDVRFIMIDPKMLELSVYEGIPHLLCEVVTDMKEAANALRWCVGEMERRYKLMSALGVRNLKGYNQKIKTAAEQGEYIPDPLWNANESMLDEAPPLEKLPSIVVVVDEFADMIMIVGKKVEELIARIAQKARAAGIHLILATQRPSVDVITGLIKANIPTRIAFQVSSRIDSRTILDQQGAETLLGMGDMLYLPAGVSVPSRVHGAFIDDHEVHKVVADWHARGKPQYIDEILNGVSEGEQVLLPGETSESEDELDALYDEAVAFVTETRRGSISSVQRKFKIGYNRAARIIESMEAQGIVSAQGHNGNREVLAPPPPKN from the coding sequence TTGACTCAGGGAAACAACCTTAAGACTTTATCCGGTTTGCAGCGACTCCTCGAAGGTGGCCTCATTATTTGCTGCATGCTTGCCACTTATGTACTGCTAGCGTTAAGTAGTTTCAATCCAAATGATCCAGGCTGGAGTCAGTCACACTTTCAAGGTGAAATTCACAATTGGACCGGTGCCGTTGGTGCATGGGTTGCCGATGTGCTGTTTTACTTCTTCGGGTTTATCGCTTATCTGATCCCAGTCATCATCGCCTCAACAGGTTGGTTTATCTTTAATCGCGCCCATAAACTGCTAGAGATTGATTACTTCTCGGTTGGCCTACGTATTATTGGTTTTCTTTTGATGATCCTTGCGCTTGCTGCACTTGCGAGCATGAATGGTGAAAACATTTACGTGTTCTCAGCTGGTGGTGTTGCAGGCGACGTCATTGGCCAAGCAATGCAGCCATACTTTAATACCCTAGGCACAACTTTGCTGTTGCTGTGCTTTATCGGTGCAGGTTTCACATTAGCAACTGGCATTTCCTGGTTAACGATTATTGAGCTTACCGGCTTTGCTACCATTTGGCTTGCTAAACAAATTTTGGCCTTGCCTCAACATTTTAAAGGACGAGAAGAAACGGAAGATACACGTGGGTTCATGTCAGTGGCCGATAAGTTCAAACAAAAGCAAGCTGAGCATGCTAGCAACTCAGAATCAGACAAGGCTGATTTGTCACTGCCATTTGATGAGCCGCAAACAGAGTCCAATAACGAAAGCCGCCAACAAATTGAAGAAAAGACTCAGTCAAGAATGGCGTCATTCAAGCAGTTCTTTGGCAGTAAAAAACACAGTGATGCGAATGCATATGAGCAAAGCGACAGTGTTGAAACACCACAAGATGATGAAGATCAAACCCTCGAGCTCGAAAACGACATTAATGAGCCGACATTTACTGCGCTTGATGATCATGATGCTCGTCAAGAACCGAGCTTATCGATTTGGGACCACGCGGAAGATAACGCTGGGAGCGAATCACAGTATCAAAGTGATAAAGATGCAGCCGTTGCAAATATAAGTCATGATGAGGCGATTTCCGACGTCGACGAGCAAACAGAGTTAGATGAGTCTAGCCTGGAGCAAGCTGCCGATGTAATACAAGAGGCTGGTAAGTTAGTTGCCCAGCGCGCACCAGAGAAAGACGCCAAAATTGTTGACGGTATCGTGGTTATTCCAGGCAAAGATACTCAGCAGTTAGCGCGCCCTGTAGACCCGTTACCAAGTATTTCACTGCTTGATGTACCTGATAGAAAAACCAACCCGATTAGTGAAGAAGAGTTAGAGCAGGTAGCCCGACTGGTAGAGGCCAAGTTAGCTGACTTTAATATTAAAGCTAATGTAGTTGGTGTTTTCCCTGGCCCAGTCATTACCCGATTTGAGCTGGAATTAGCACCGGGTGTAAAGGCGTCTAAGATTACTAATTTATCTAAAGACTTGGCTCGTTCATTGTTGTCCGAAAACGTGCGTGTAGTTGAGGTTATTCCGGGTAAAGCCTATGTCGGTTTAGAGCTTCCTAACAAGTTCCGTGAAACCGTATTCATGCGTGATGTACTTGATTGCGAAGCGTTTGAAAAAAGTCAGTCGAAGTTGTCTATGGTACTTGGTCAAGATATCTCGGGCGAGCCCGTTGTCGTTGATTTAGGTAAAATGCCGCACTTACTTGTAGCAGGTACAACAGGCTCAGGTAAGTCGGTTGGTGTAAACGTGATGATCACCAGTCTGCTCTATAAATCAGGGCCTGATGATGTACGCTTCATTATGATTGACCCTAAAATGCTTGAGCTATCAGTGTATGAAGGGATCCCGCACTTATTATGTGAAGTTGTTACCGACATGAAAGAGGCGGCCAATGCACTGCGTTGGTGTGTTGGCGAGATGGAGCGTCGCTACAAACTGATGTCGGCATTGGGCGTTCGTAACCTTAAGGGCTACAACCAAAAAATTAAAACTGCCGCAGAGCAGGGCGAATATATTCCAGATCCGCTGTGGAACGCTAACGAGAGTATGCTTGATGAAGCGCCGCCGTTAGAGAAGCTACCGTCAATTGTGGTAGTGGTTGATGAATTTGCCGACATGATCATGATTGTCGGTAAGAAAGTCGAAGAGCTTATTGCCCGCATCGCACAAAAAGCGCGCGCCGCAGGTATTCACCTTATTCTTGCAACTCAGCGCCCGTCGGTTGATGTGATTACTGGCTTAATTAAAGCAAACATCCCAACTCGTATTGCGTTTCAGGTGTCTTCGCGAATTGACTCGCGAACCATTCTTGACCAACAAGGTGCTGAAACCTTATTGGGTATGGGAGATATGCTGTATTTACCTGCTGGTGTTAGTGTGCCAAGCCGTGTACATGGCGCCTTTATTGACGATCACGAAGTACATAAAGTGGTTGCCGATTGGCATGCTAGAGGTAAACCACAATATATCGATGAGATTTTAAATGGCGTTAGTGAGGGCGAGCAGGTACTACTGCCTGGTGAAACCTCAGAATCAGAAGATGAATTAGATGCGCTATATGATGAAGCCGTTGCCTTTGTCACGGAAACGCGCAGAGGCTCTATTTCTAGCGTACAACGTAAATTTAAAATTGGTTACAACCGCGCCGCGCGCATTATTGAGTCGATGGAAGCACAAGGTATTGTGAGCGCGCAGGGGCATAATGGTAATCGCGAGGTGTTAGCGCCACCGCCACCAAAGAATTAA
- the lrp gene encoding leucine-responsive transcriptional regulator Lrp, with amino-acid sequence MASNKSNSIKDLDRIDRNILNELQADGRISNVELSKRVGLSPTPCLERVKRLEKQGFINGYTALVNPHYLGASLLVFVEITLNRDTPDIFDKFNRAVQLLDDIQECHLVSGDFDYLLKTRVSDMSAYRRLLGETLLKLPSVSDTRTYVVMEEVKQTNKVALHNLTEA; translated from the coding sequence ATGGCAAGCAATAAGAGTAATTCTATTAAAGATTTGGATCGAATTGATCGCAATATCCTTAATGAACTTCAGGCTGACGGTCGCATCTCAAACGTCGAGCTTTCAAAGCGTGTAGGTTTAAGCCCAACCCCTTGTTTAGAAAGGGTAAAGCGATTAGAAAAGCAAGGTTTTATTAATGGCTATACAGCATTAGTTAACCCTCATTACTTGGGAGCATCACTATTAGTTTTTGTTGAAATTACGTTAAATCGTGATACACCAGATATTTTCGACAAATTTAATCGTGCAGTGCAATTGTTAGACGATATTCAAGAGTGTCATTTAGTTTCTGGCGACTTTGATTATTTACTAAAAACCCGAGTTTCTGATATGTCGGCATACCGCCGCCTTTTAGGTGAAACACTACTTAAACTTCCTTCAGTATCTGATACCCGTACTTATGTGGTTATGGAAGAAGTAAAGCAAACGAATAAAGTCGCTTTGCACAATTTAACTGAGGCTTAA